One window of the Pseudomonas knackmussii B13 genome contains the following:
- a CDS encoding BRO-N domain-containing protein gives MHDAYTPTFFTRHNRPLRGVMIDNQPWFVGHDVARMLGLQHPQSLHRRLQPHETQRIHLRYATESEEPVDVINEAGLYKALVRFGHPESLHLDSWLTREVIPTLRDQYAPDGPAPRRVMMSWQQRQMMLLEWQGELWVAWEEMPRLVCDESSTPLEL, from the coding sequence ATGCACGACGCATACACCCCCACCTTCTTCACCCGCCACAACCGCCCCCTGCGCGGCGTAATGATCGACAACCAACCCTGGTTCGTCGGCCACGACGTGGCCCGAATGCTAGGCCTGCAACACCCCCAATCCCTGCACCGCCGCCTGCAACCCCACGAAACCCAACGCATCCACCTGCGCTACGCCACCGAAAGCGAAGAACCCGTCGACGTCATCAACGAAGCCGGCCTCTACAAAGCCCTGGTCCGCTTCGGCCACCCGGAAAGCCTGCACCTAGATAGCTGGCTGACAAGAGAAGTCATCCCCACCCTCCGTGACCAATACGCCCCGGACGGCCCCGCACCTCGGCGCGTGATGATGAGTTGGCAGCAGCGGCAGATGATGTTGCTGGAGTGGCAGGGGGAGCTTTGGGTGGCTTGGGAGGAGATGCCGAGACTTGTATGCGATGAAAGCTCGACTCCCCTAGAGCTATGA